A genomic region of Sideroxydans sp. CL21 contains the following coding sequences:
- a CDS encoding efflux RND transporter periplasmic adaptor subunit, translating into MTFPQLGKASSHYAKIALIVVIVVTLMGGVAYLSRSKPIPVVLQKVERGTVEASVSNTRAGTVNACRRAKMSPPAGGQISGLLVKKGQRVRKGQVLLELWDNDLRAQERLAQEQLKTSVTHVQEVCTLAEAAQREADRSQELKNKGFISSQLLDKAVSDAASRKASCEAARGDIEQSKSRIALARAGLDRMVLRAPFDGVVADISGELGEYATPSPPGIPTLPAIDLIDDSCMYVSAPIDEVDASKIKVGQLSRITLDAIKGRTFGGKVRRIAPYVLDLEKQARTVEVEVEFDKLAAKDNLLVGYSADVEIIYDVRDHVLRIPTQTLMEGNKVLLFGGNGVLEARKVTTGLSSWEYVEVTSGLEEGDRIVSSLDREGVKAGARVVPEAAKRAI; encoded by the coding sequence ATGACTTTCCCGCAACTTGGCAAGGCTTCTTCCCATTACGCAAAAATCGCACTCATCGTCGTCATCGTCGTCACCCTGATGGGCGGCGTCGCTTACCTCTCGCGCAGCAAACCGATCCCGGTGGTGCTGCAAAAGGTGGAGCGCGGCACGGTGGAGGCGTCGGTCAGCAACACCCGAGCGGGTACGGTGAACGCTTGCCGCCGCGCCAAGATGTCGCCGCCCGCTGGCGGACAGATATCCGGGCTGCTGGTGAAAAAAGGGCAGCGTGTGCGCAAGGGGCAGGTGCTGCTGGAATTATGGGATAACGATCTGCGTGCGCAGGAAAGACTGGCGCAGGAGCAGCTTAAGACTTCGGTGACGCACGTGCAGGAGGTATGTACGCTGGCCGAAGCGGCGCAGCGCGAGGCGGATCGTTCGCAGGAACTGAAGAACAAGGGATTCATTTCCTCGCAGCTATTGGATAAGGCAGTCAGCGATGCCGCATCGCGCAAGGCTTCCTGCGAGGCCGCGCGCGGCGACATCGAACAGAGCAAATCTCGCATCGCGCTGGCCCGGGCCGGGCTGGATCGCATGGTTTTGCGGGCACCGTTCGACGGCGTGGTGGCCGACATCAGCGGCGAACTGGGCGAATACGCCACGCCGTCACCTCCCGGCATTCCGACCTTGCCGGCTATCGATCTGATCGATGACAGTTGCATGTACGTGAGCGCGCCCATCGACGAGGTGGATGCTTCCAAAATAAAGGTCGGGCAGCTTAGCCGCATCACGCTGGATGCGATCAAGGGGCGCACTTTTGGCGGCAAGGTCAGGCGCATCGCACCGTATGTGCTCGATCTGGAGAAACAGGCGCGCACCGTCGAAGTGGAGGTCGAGTTCGACAAGCTTGCCGCGAAAGACAATCTGCTGGTGGGTTACAGCGCCGATGTCGAAATCATCTACGATGTGCGCGACCATGTGCTGCGCATTCCGACCCAGACGCTGATGGAAGGCAACAAAGTGCTGTTGTTCGGCGGCAACGGTGTACTGGAAGCGCGCAAGGTTACGACCGGATTGTCCAGTTGGGAATATGTCGAGGTAACCTCCGGCCTGGAGGAAGGCGACAGGATCGTGTCCTCGCTGGATCGGGAGGGAGTCAAAGCCGGGGCGCGCGTCGTGCCGGAAGCAGCCAAGCGCGCGATATGA
- a CDS encoding FAD-dependent oxidoreductase, with protein MILNSKFVVIGAGALGLASAEGLLRQGAEVTVLERGLAGRESSWAGGGILSPLCLWDYPDEVNRLALRGMALFGGFAGALYQTTGIDPEYQRSGMLVLPPSDVQVAQKWCAAHGVNMEMQDDGMLLPDIAQVRNPRLMQALRARVEQLGGRIVEQCEVKQIVEEAGRVSQLVTTQGSFSADAYIVTAGAWSKVLLGEHALQADIKPIRGQMLLFKFDAPPLPHIMLQKDLYLIPRRDGHLLVGSTLEDAGFDKSTTEEARTMLLRRAIGLLPALRDMPVIRHWAGLRPGSPDNIPTIGRHPNLPNLYINSGHFRYGITMSPASVEVLLNVINGTPQPFDVAPYLWH; from the coding sequence GTGATTTTGAATTCTAAGTTTGTAGTGATCGGTGCAGGGGCGCTGGGGCTGGCTTCGGCAGAAGGTTTGTTGCGGCAAGGTGCAGAAGTGACAGTGCTGGAGCGCGGTTTGGCCGGGCGGGAATCATCCTGGGCAGGCGGTGGAATACTTTCGCCTTTGTGCCTTTGGGACTATCCCGACGAGGTGAACCGGCTGGCGCTGCGCGGCATGGCTCTGTTCGGCGGTTTCGCCGGGGCGCTATACCAAACGACCGGCATTGATCCGGAATATCAACGCAGCGGCATGCTGGTGTTGCCGCCGTCCGATGTTCAGGTTGCGCAGAAATGGTGTGCAGCACATGGCGTGAATATGGAAATGCAAGATGACGGCATGCTTTTGCCGGATATTGCCCAAGTGCGCAATCCGCGTTTGATGCAAGCCTTGCGAGCACGGGTGGAGCAACTTGGCGGACGTATCGTCGAGCAGTGCGAGGTAAAACAGATCGTCGAGGAAGCAGGGCGGGTCAGTCAACTCGTGACGACGCAGGGCAGCTTCAGCGCGGATGCGTACATCGTTACTGCGGGAGCATGGAGCAAAGTGCTGCTGGGCGAACATGCCTTGCAGGCCGATATCAAGCCGATACGGGGACAGATGTTGCTGTTCAAGTTCGATGCGCCGCCCCTGCCGCACATCATGCTGCAAAAAGACCTGTACCTGATTCCGCGCCGTGATGGTCACTTGCTGGTGGGCAGTACGCTGGAAGATGCCGGTTTTGACAAAAGTACGACCGAGGAAGCGCGCACAATGTTGCTGCGGCGTGCGATCGGGCTGCTGCCGGCCTTGCGCGATATGCCTGTCATCCGGCACTGGGCGGGCTTGCGCCCGGGTTCGCCGGACAACATTCCTACCATCGGACGCCATCCGAATTTGCCCAATCTTTACATCAACAGCGGTCATTTCCGTTATGGCATAACCATGTCACCGGCGAGTGTCGAGGTACTGTTGAATGTGATCAATGGAACGCCGCAACCATTCGATGTTGCACCATATCTTTGGCATTAA
- a CDS encoding GspH/FimT family pseudopilin: MHTITTPLLLHPQNRRRAVLPLNVYSQSSANVGAGFTLIEVLVVIAVAAILMSIALPNLANFIANARTSTAANDLVSDLMFTRSLASSNQYPAIVCPPSNAPTANTSCAATVSCSTTPNDWIFLGRIVFIDVNLNGKCDGNETIIRYTAPTLTPDTSGALTSIVPNFTGNPNNWLAFNPYGAMINPGGAITSGNFKLCVKGASQCRQISIDFSGRPSVTKVPW, encoded by the coding sequence ATGCATACCATTACGACACCATTGTTGCTGCATCCACAGAACCGTCGCAGGGCCGTGTTGCCTTTGAACGTTTACTCTCAGTCCAGTGCAAATGTTGGGGCCGGTTTCACATTGATTGAAGTCTTGGTTGTTATTGCCGTTGCAGCCATTTTGATGTCCATTGCGCTACCGAATCTTGCAAACTTCATTGCAAATGCCCGTACCTCAACCGCCGCCAACGATCTGGTCAGCGACCTGATGTTTACCCGCAGTCTGGCTTCTTCGAATCAATATCCAGCGATTGTCTGTCCTCCGTCGAATGCCCCGACAGCGAATACTTCATGCGCCGCTACAGTCTCATGTTCGACCACCCCAAACGACTGGATATTTCTGGGCCGGATCGTATTCATAGACGTAAATTTAAATGGAAAATGCGATGGCAACGAGACAATAATCAGGTACACCGCCCCCACGCTGACGCCTGACACATCTGGAGCATTGACATCGATTGTGCCGAACTTTACCGGCAATCCAAATAACTGGCTTGCTTTCAATCCATACGGAGCGATGATCAATCCTGGCGGAGCAATAACATCGGGAAACTTCAAGCTTTGTGTTAAAGGTGCCAGCCAGTGCAGGCAGATCTCGATTGATTTCAGCGGTCGGCCATCGGTCACGAAAGTGCCATGGTGA
- the pilV gene encoding type IV pilus modification protein PilV, translated as MPSMNTMPVKAKGFSLVEVLVTLLVVSIGIFSILAVITVSLQMNSSSVYRTIASQQAYAMAEMLRANPTTTGTINSTVAVTFANPGTGATSTSCWNSTGCTRNFYLNTMIDAWNKQLAAVLPSGAGTVCQDATPSDGSPTSWACDNGLYAPYVVKVCWNESRIAASSSVPTAGSGVGSVISGGGGLLCTYTNL; from the coding sequence ATGCCTTCCATGAATACCATGCCTGTCAAAGCAAAAGGATTTTCACTGGTTGAAGTCCTGGTGACCTTGCTCGTCGTCTCGATTGGAATCTTCAGCATACTGGCGGTGATCACCGTCAGCCTTCAGATGAATTCATCGTCCGTCTACCGGACCATCGCGTCACAGCAAGCCTACGCGATGGCCGAAATGCTGCGAGCCAATCCCACCACCACCGGAACGATTAATTCAACAGTGGCAGTGACTTTTGCAAACCCGGGAACGGGAGCTACCAGCACAAGCTGCTGGAATTCCACAGGATGTACCCGTAATTTTTATCTCAACACAATGATCGATGCATGGAACAAACAATTGGCGGCGGTACTGCCTTCCGGTGCAGGTACCGTCTGCCAGGACGCCACGCCGAGTGACGGCAGCCCAACAAGTTGGGCATGCGATAACGGATTGTATGCCCCCTACGTCGTCAAGGTATGCTGGAACGAATCGCGCATTGCCGCATCATCCTCCGTCCCCACAGCAGGTTCAGGCGTTGGCAGCGTAATATCCGGAGGGGGAGGATTGCTATGCACCTATACCAACCTGTGA
- a CDS encoding PilW family protein encodes MHLYQPVNNSRIKGYSLVEFMIAITISMIIMLAVAVAWQSGFKTQQSQTDVSRLNETIRFAIDLLSREIKQAGYTNTTTSLMNELSFCSTTTVGSSIVGVNDPANINPAGPVPAGPTGHLPAGSTIVMNQSDAIRVRYYGEDTIAGTFAPTPSTNTSQDCLGNPIALGTLIEDTMYVAADPNNKNEPTLWCHTSNPNAGVNSTLPMVAGVESLQILYGEDISSPLDGIIDRYVPWQLVTNPDNILSVKVSIVARSPNPVALDTTAKTFYHFGGATAGVAGSVGSIMPYTDPTGGSSPGTIFVAPTIPNDAKMRLRLPPMSAEIAVRNFSFCQ; translated from the coding sequence ATGCACCTATACCAACCTGTGAACAATTCACGCATTAAAGGGTATTCGCTTGTCGAGTTCATGATAGCGATTACCATTTCGATGATTATCATGCTGGCTGTAGCAGTTGCTTGGCAGAGCGGCTTCAAGACTCAGCAAAGCCAGACCGACGTAAGCCGGCTGAATGAAACCATACGCTTTGCAATCGATCTGCTATCAAGAGAGATCAAACAAGCTGGATACACCAACACAACCACGTCATTGATGAATGAACTCAGCTTCTGTTCTACTACGACGGTAGGGAGTTCCATTGTAGGCGTCAACGACCCCGCCAATATCAACCCGGCTGGCCCCGTACCTGCCGGACCCACCGGACACTTGCCCGCAGGTTCAACAATAGTTATGAACCAAAGCGATGCAATCCGCGTCCGTTATTACGGGGAAGACACCATCGCGGGAACATTTGCCCCCACTCCCTCGACCAATACCTCGCAAGACTGCCTTGGCAACCCTATAGCACTTGGGACGCTGATTGAAGATACGATGTACGTTGCTGCAGATCCGAACAACAAGAATGAGCCAACCTTGTGGTGCCACACGAGCAATCCCAATGCTGGGGTTAACTCTACGCTACCCATGGTAGCCGGGGTGGAAAGTCTGCAGATTCTCTACGGGGAGGATATTTCGTCTCCGTTGGACGGAATTATCGATCGCTACGTCCCCTGGCAGCTGGTTACAAACCCTGACAACATCCTGAGCGTGAAGGTTTCCATTGTCGCCCGCAGCCCCAATCCTGTTGCGCTCGACACCACAGCAAAAACCTTTTATCACTTCGGCGGCGCAACTGCTGGAGTAGCTGGCTCCGTCGGCTCAATAATGCCATATACAGACCCGACAGGCGGCTCAAGCCCCGGAACAATATTTGTTGCGCCCACCATCCCGAACGACGCGAAAATGCGGCTGCGCCTGCCGCCAATGTCTGCTGAAATTGCCGTGCGGAATTTCAGCTTTTGCCAATAG
- a CDS encoding PilX N-terminal domain-containing pilus assembly protein: MNNWQLSAIGSRQNQQGFSLIMALGFMVFLTLIVLSMVNVTSSDEKIARNSRDKDLAFAAAEAALRDAEMYISGSYMYPYNPKLNVALYTSNCPNALCDLRSTPVNLGIRDFFSPDIYGSKSNVLGYASDGVTPTTYSPKINGVASQPRYLIEVVNTNDPSGNNPIAYRITAQSVGKSMDTRVTLQELYNP; this comes from the coding sequence ATGAATAATTGGCAATTAAGCGCAATTGGATCCAGGCAGAACCAGCAAGGGTTCAGCCTGATCATGGCACTTGGTTTCATGGTTTTTCTAACATTGATCGTGCTCAGCATGGTCAACGTGACGAGTTCAGACGAAAAAATCGCTCGCAACTCTCGCGACAAGGATCTCGCCTTCGCGGCAGCTGAAGCCGCATTGCGCGATGCAGAGATGTATATTTCAGGCAGTTATATGTACCCGTACAATCCAAAATTAAACGTTGCTTTATACACCAGCAATTGCCCTAACGCCCTGTGCGACTTGAGATCTACTCCCGTCAATCTGGGAATACGTGATTTTTTCAGCCCCGACATCTACGGCAGCAAAAGCAATGTCCTGGGCTATGCCTCCGATGGAGTCACTCCCACCACATATTCTCCAAAGATAAATGGAGTGGCTAGCCAACCACGCTATTTGATCGAAGTTGTTAACACCAACGACCCCAGTGGTAACAATCCAATTGCATATAGAATTACTGCGCAGAGTGTCGGAAAATCGATGGACACTCGTGTTACTTTGCAGGAGCTATATAACCCGTAA
- a CDS encoding type IV pilin protein: protein MRTRINGFTLIEVLIVLAIIGVLTAIAIPSYRQYVVRASRHQAEATMLNLSQMEERYFTNNYSYYAVNTPPPTPEPNGWSNFSGDNINALKYTITITVTTTPDTYKIIATPGNGFVDADCGTLTLDNMGIKGSAPGSPSTCW from the coding sequence ATGAGAACACGCATTAATGGGTTTACGCTTATCGAGGTATTGATTGTGCTCGCCATTATCGGAGTGCTGACCGCGATCGCTATTCCGTCTTACCGGCAATATGTGGTCAGGGCTAGTCGCCATCAAGCCGAAGCTACCATGCTTAATTTGTCGCAGATGGAGGAGCGCTACTTCACCAATAATTATTCCTATTATGCGGTGAACACACCTCCGCCGACACCGGAACCGAACGGATGGAGCAATTTTTCCGGTGACAACATCAACGCATTGAAGTACACAATCACTATTACCGTCACTACCACTCCGGACACTTACAAAATTATTGCTACGCCGGGGAACGGGTTTGTCGATGCTGATTGTGGAACACTGACCCTGGATAACATGGGTATTAAAGGCAGCGCTCCGGGAAGTCCTTCAACTTGCTGGTAG
- a CDS encoding PilC/PilY family type IV pilus protein gives MNMIRIQSNLIAAALMAAISISSLAGTLSQLPLSLKSGVPPNIMFALSVEFPTAITPAYQDASSYSRNNTYLGYFDDQKCYAYNSALTSGSVSGWFYPIAYSTTVSSSPHACVSGWSGNFLNWVSMAGLDEFRFAMTGGNRVVDLPNSTTNPGGLTVLERSYQSNQGGNFINKAYTEDGVTTGYAAGVALTIVNKGNGVTMVVTPSNATTATATCLGPQLLSGGGFNCGGTGSSIGYGYSLSSGDAVSCATYIGNGTSTSPYQCSVFQTDSAGVPVTSPSAMTSSVLTASSVAGSVNISCPAGSFSAKPPSCTAALSNGTTGSCNSWIGSGTASSPYICSGFGLFSGGAGFATTMPLSAPNVGGLASTPGTSSTPYLNNNVTCSVSGTTPTTTCTSLDNNGTTSTCSSYTAISYGGNTYYQCSSFTPSSPSTDTYVSNSPASYSYTTVSKKKYLTNYNITNNINSPITVYYDATNTGTYGAPIYYYSSYNVTLGSGTTTYNVRAKVCDPTVGVESDCQQYSDNATWKPTGVLQGNSISMRFGVTSYFMNSGGVANSGGGISDIDNAVLRSKAKYLGPQQLLLAGGFGPNAAAEWSATDGTFINNPDSGDTATMTTPWGVAPANSGVINYINKFGSTAKYYKTYDDIGKLYYETLKYLRGGNYNGTTATGTPAPTTAFYNGAKSATSDGFPVITTWDDPVKYSCQKNYIITMGDAHTWCDKRLPGGTYTTTGSSVCNAYTDGNNNAHPNDLGSLSGDTGILGKINGTTISAATGTADATNAVGAMEGMGGIAQSMTGAGGASFYMAGLAAWAATNNIRPDLAPNSSPMTVKTFVIDVQEDKDCAYQKQFWLTAKYGDPTNYDASGLWSSTAAWYNSLLGNSFPCNTGYSSPPNYGSSTAYMNWPKNLLRAGDPISMIASVKSAIQSIAAAQGDEAALAQSAGTLNTGTGAYIYQAGYNSGGWTGDVQAFVISQSGTFNTTANWTASQMLPNPSVRNIVSFNRTSYAGIQFAPDSSNGLSNFDSYQQGLLNTSDLGVVDGFGVDRVTYIRGDMTKEAYLPSATGAASPNTQANHLWRSRRAEGLACSSGCPTLASYTAGPTGQLGDVIFSNPLYVSAPSAAFPDASYKYFAQVEASRTPMIYVGGNDGMLHAYNAAYYIDPTTNLPSSCPQMSGSTPASTQPANCKAGLSTSYSGTEVFGYVPYASYSSLSMLMSPNYAHRYYVDGSPVTSDVCIRNGSGSAYCDGTNDTWMTMLVGGLNAGGKGIYALNITDPVTGFGSSNVLWEFTDKDDPDLGYTFSQPIIRKLNNKRFAVIFGNGFNSVDATGNPNNNNAYLYILYVDPNLSTTQPWTLGTNYFKITLTSPGTPNNASNGLASVTAIDINQDGMIDYVYGGDRNGNMWKIDLTSISPTSWGPAFSGSPLFSAVDGAGHRQQITTAPTAARNPNGGFMVMFGTGSWIDQADVNPQSGTLFYTDTLYGIWDMGAPVAGRSALQRQAIIGTYSVDSNGNSCTPGTGNCTTYTIQSSCDPNFSPTPLATSNATNLCPATVPNVTPATQLASLSGTPQQFGWFFDLPGNGERSHSDPPVLTGSVIQFTTLTPATNPCTGNTSGFEYNLSYLTGGAVPAGLFLIPGNPSGYVSFIPPGSTVAIQVPASGKSLVGGAALNPVSFDIPPSAAGAAAAGIAPPAGLPTQQPNPCTAGNCNAANYFVPGWGFLNNLARTSSALVQSCYPSEMGGGLNCDIRHKLGKFGRLSWKQF, from the coding sequence ATGAACATGATCAGAATTCAATCGAATCTTATTGCTGCCGCATTGATGGCTGCAATTTCGATTTCATCTTTGGCCGGAACGCTGTCCCAGTTGCCCTTGAGCCTGAAAAGCGGTGTGCCACCCAACATCATGTTTGCGCTTTCGGTGGAGTTCCCGACGGCGATCACGCCGGCCTATCAGGACGCCAGTTCCTATTCACGCAACAATACCTACCTTGGCTATTTCGACGACCAGAAGTGTTATGCCTATAACTCCGCATTGACCAGCGGTTCAGTGTCGGGCTGGTTTTACCCGATTGCCTATTCGACTACTGTATCCAGCTCGCCTCACGCATGTGTCAGCGGCTGGAGCGGGAACTTTCTGAACTGGGTGTCGATGGCGGGTCTGGATGAATTCCGTTTTGCCATGACTGGCGGCAACAGGGTAGTTGATCTTCCCAACTCCACGACGAATCCGGGCGGGTTGACAGTGCTGGAAAGAAGCTATCAATCTAACCAGGGTGGCAACTTCATTAATAAAGCTTATACGGAGGATGGGGTTACAACAGGCTATGCGGCGGGCGTAGCACTGACCATTGTCAACAAGGGGAACGGGGTCACGATGGTGGTAACCCCTAGCAACGCAACAACTGCTACGGCGACTTGCCTGGGACCCCAACTGCTTTCGGGTGGCGGTTTCAATTGCGGCGGTACAGGCTCCTCAATTGGTTATGGCTATTCCCTTTCGAGCGGAGATGCGGTGAGTTGTGCGACCTATATTGGTAATGGTACTTCAACGAGCCCTTATCAATGTTCAGTTTTCCAAACCGACTCAGCTGGTGTCCCGGTTACTTCGCCGAGTGCTATGACATCCAGCGTGCTGACAGCATCGTCGGTAGCGGGCAGTGTGAACATCAGTTGCCCTGCCGGTAGTTTCTCGGCTAAACCTCCAAGTTGTACGGCTGCTTTGTCGAATGGGACAACAGGGAGCTGCAATAGCTGGATTGGAAGTGGGACAGCGAGTTCACCTTATATTTGCAGTGGATTTGGACTGTTTTCGGGAGGTGCAGGATTCGCTACTACAATGCCGCTGTCTGCTCCCAATGTGGGCGGGCTAGCTTCGACCCCAGGTACGTCTTCAACTCCCTACCTGAACAACAATGTGACGTGTTCTGTTTCTGGCACCACACCAACGACTACCTGTACCTCACTGGACAATAACGGTACTACGTCTACATGTTCAAGTTATACCGCTATCTCATACGGTGGCAATACATATTATCAATGCTCATCTTTTACGCCTTCCTCGCCGTCAACGGATACCTATGTGTCAAATTCACCCGCATCGTATTCGTATACGACCGTATCCAAAAAGAAGTATCTCACCAATTACAACATCACAAATAACATAAACAGCCCTATCACTGTTTACTATGATGCAACTAATACTGGCACCTATGGTGCACCAATTTATTATTATTCCTCATATAACGTGACGTTGGGCAGTGGCACCACTACCTATAATGTACGTGCAAAAGTCTGTGATCCGACGGTAGGCGTCGAGAGCGATTGCCAGCAATATAGCGACAACGCGACATGGAAGCCGACCGGTGTTTTGCAGGGAAATAGCATTTCGATGCGTTTCGGGGTGACATCCTATTTCATGAACAGCGGCGGTGTTGCAAACAGCGGGGGAGGAATTTCGGATATTGACAATGCGGTATTGCGCTCCAAGGCGAAATATCTGGGGCCACAACAGTTGTTGCTGGCGGGCGGGTTCGGGCCCAATGCGGCTGCCGAATGGTCTGCGACCGACGGGACGTTCATCAACAATCCCGATTCCGGGGACACGGCGACAATGACGACCCCATGGGGAGTGGCACCAGCCAATTCCGGGGTCATCAATTACATCAACAAATTCGGAAGCACAGCCAAGTATTACAAAACCTACGACGATATAGGCAAGCTTTATTATGAAACCCTGAAATATCTACGCGGGGGAAATTATAACGGCACGACAGCAACCGGAACCCCCGCACCTACGACCGCCTTTTACAATGGTGCGAAAAGTGCAACGAGTGACGGCTTTCCAGTGATCACCACTTGGGATGATCCGGTGAAGTATTCCTGCCAGAAAAACTACATCATCACGATGGGAGACGCGCATACTTGGTGCGACAAACGCCTGCCCGGAGGCACGTATACCACCACTGGCAGTTCGGTGTGTAATGCCTATACAGATGGGAATAATAACGCTCACCCGAATGATTTGGGTTCTTTGTCAGGCGATACCGGAATTTTAGGGAAGATTAATGGCACCACAATCTCAGCGGCCACTGGTACAGCTGATGCAACCAACGCGGTTGGGGCGATGGAGGGGATGGGAGGTATTGCCCAGTCCATGACCGGAGCAGGGGGCGCCAGCTTCTATATGGCTGGATTAGCAGCATGGGCAGCCACGAATAACATACGCCCTGATCTCGCGCCCAACAGCAGCCCCATGACCGTCAAAACCTTTGTCATTGATGTCCAGGAAGACAAGGATTGTGCATACCAAAAACAATTTTGGTTGACCGCAAAGTATGGCGATCCGACTAATTATGATGCTTCCGGCTTATGGAGTTCCACTGCCGCGTGGTACAACTCGCTTCTGGGCAACAGTTTTCCGTGCAATACAGGTTATTCTTCCCCTCCAAACTACGGCAGTTCTACCGCCTATATGAACTGGCCCAAAAATCTGCTGCGTGCGGGTGATCCGATATCCATGATCGCTTCCGTGAAAAGTGCGATCCAGAGTATTGCCGCAGCCCAAGGCGACGAAGCGGCTTTGGCCCAGTCGGCCGGTACTCTGAACACAGGGACAGGTGCCTATATCTACCAGGCTGGTTACAATTCCGGTGGCTGGACAGGCGATGTGCAAGCCTTTGTGATATCCCAATCGGGAACGTTCAATACGACTGCCAACTGGACTGCATCGCAGATGCTTCCCAATCCGTCGGTGCGCAACATTGTTTCCTTCAACCGTACGTCATACGCGGGTATCCAGTTTGCTCCGGATTCCAGCAATGGACTGTCCAATTTTGATTCGTACCAACAGGGTTTGCTGAACACGAGCGACCTTGGTGTTGTGGATGGTTTTGGTGTTGACCGCGTGACATACATCCGGGGAGACATGACAAAAGAAGCATATCTGCCCAGCGCGACGGGTGCTGCAAGTCCAAATACACAGGCAAACCATTTATGGCGTTCGAGGCGAGCTGAAGGTTTGGCCTGCAGCTCTGGTTGTCCAACATTGGCGTCCTATACAGCGGGACCGACGGGCCAGTTGGGCGATGTGATTTTTTCAAATCCGCTCTATGTTTCTGCCCCGTCTGCTGCATTTCCCGACGCCTCATACAAATACTTTGCGCAAGTCGAGGCTTCACGTACGCCCATGATCTATGTGGGTGGCAACGATGGCATGCTTCACGCTTACAATGCAGCATACTACATCGATCCCACAACCAACCTTCCCAGCAGTTGCCCACAGATGTCGGGTAGTACTCCTGCCTCCACGCAACCCGCAAATTGCAAAGCAGGTCTTTCCACTTCATATAGTGGAACCGAGGTGTTCGGTTACGTTCCCTATGCAAGCTATTCATCGCTCAGTATGCTCATGAGCCCGAATTACGCCCATAGGTATTACGTCGATGGCAGTCCCGTCACGTCGGATGTTTGCATCAGAAATGGCTCGGGTTCGGCATATTGCGATGGCACCAACGACACATGGATGACGATGCTGGTCGGTGGTTTGAATGCCGGTGGAAAGGGAATTTATGCCCTGAATATTACAGACCCGGTGACGGGATTCGGTTCCTCAAATGTACTCTGGGAATTTACCGACAAGGACGACCCGGATCTGGGCTACACCTTCAGCCAGCCTATCATCCGCAAGCTCAATAACAAGCGCTTCGCCGTGATTTTCGGGAACGGTTTCAACAGTGTTGATGCGACTGGCAATCCGAACAACAATAACGCCTACCTGTACATCCTGTACGTTGACCCGAATCTGAGTACTACCCAGCCATGGACACTGGGGACGAACTATTTCAAAATTACCCTGACAAGCCCCGGTACTCCGAACAATGCTTCCAATGGCCTCGCTTCGGTGACGGCCATCGACATCAATCAGGACGGAATGATCGATTATGTCTACGGCGGCGACAGAAACGGCAACATGTGGAAGATTGACTTGACTTCCATCAGTCCCACTTCCTGGGGACCTGCTTTTTCCGGTTCTCCTCTATTCTCGGCAGTGGATGGGGCTGGACACCGGCAACAAATTACGACCGCGCCAACAGCTGCGAGAAACCCGAATGGCGGATTTATGGTCATGTTTGGCACTGGTTCGTGGATAGATCAGGCAGACGTGAACCCTCAGAGTGGCACGCTTTTCTATACCGACACGCTGTATGGGATATGGGATATGGGTGCCCCGGTGGCGGGCCGAAGCGCGCTGCAGCGCCAGGCGATTATCGGGACGTATTCCGTCGACAGCAACGGTAATTCATGTACACCTGGCACGGGCAACTGCACAACCTATACCATTCAGTCGTCATGCGATCCGAATTTTTCACCGACCCCGCTGGCGACTAGTAACGCGACCAACCTGTGTCCGGCGACCGTTCCGAACGTGACGCCCGCTACCCAGCTTGCATCATTATCGGGAACTCCCCAGCAATTCGGCTGGTTCTTCGATCTGCCGGGCAATGGGGAGCGTTCGCATTCGGACCCCCCTGTTCTGACCGGATCAGTAATTCAATTTACGACACTGACGCCGGCCACGAATCCATGCACCGGCAACACAAGCGGCTTCGAATACAACCTTTCCTATTTGACGGGGGGAGCTGTTCCCGCAGGACTATTCCTTATCCCCGGCAATCCAAGCGGATATGTTTCCTTTATTCCGCCCGGCTCGACGGTGGCCATCCAGGTACCTGCAAGCGGGAAATCCTTGGTTGGCGGCGCCGCATTGAATCCGGTGTCATTTGATATTCCTCCTTCTGCGGCCGGGGCTGCGGCCGCGGGGATTGCACCTCCGGCAGGTTTGCCGACACAACAACCGAATCCTTGCACTGCAGGGAACTGTAATGCGGCTAACTACTTCGTACCCGGCTGGGGATTTTTGAACAATTTGGCCAGAACTTCCTCTGCACTGGTACAGTCCTGTTACCCGAGTGAGATGGGCGGAGGGCTCAATTGCGACATTAGACACAAGTTAGGAAAGTTTGGACGCCTTTCATGGAAGCAATTTTAA